From the genome of Streptomyces sp. NBC_01260, one region includes:
- a CDS encoding IS630 family transposase (programmed frameshift), translating into MRYPQGGGLTAERQCKREELRLQAAERFARGEGSSAIARDLRVSVRSVQRWRHAWAEGGPRSLRSQGPASLPRLSEKQFAQLESELARGPASHGWEDQRWTLSRVKTVIGRRFHLTYTIQGVRKLLVRNGWSCQVPARRALERDDDAVRVGQGGVAPRGRLAAARGAWLVFEDEAGFSMTPSHTRTWSQRGRTPVVRVRGRSRRRISIAALTCYKPGHRSRLICRPRRDDGRRDGRKSFSWRDYRDLLIAAHQQLGGPIVLIWDNLNVHKAAGLREFADSRDWLTILYLPPYAPDLNPVEGIWSLLRRGWLSHVAFSTPEHLIRTVRSGVRHIQYRSNLIDGCLTETGLTIRSA; encoded by the exons ATGAGGTATCCACAGGGTGGCGGGTTGACCGCTGAACGGCAGTGCAAACGCGAGGAGTTACGGCTTCAGGCGGCTGAGCGGTTCGCTCGTGGCGAGGGCAGTTCAGCGATTGCCAGGGATCTGCGGGTCAGTGTCCGATCGGTGCAGCGGTGGCGTCACGCGTGGGCCGAGGGCGGCCCGCGGTCCTTGCGGTCGCAGGGGCCCGCATCGCTGCCGCGGCTGAGTGAGAAGCAGTTCGCTCAGCTGGAGTCGGAGCTGGCCAGGGGGCCGGCCTCGCACGGCTGGGAGGACCAACGCTGGACTCTGAGCCGTGTGAAGACGGTGATCGGACGGCGCTTCCACCTCACTTACACGATCCAGGGCGTACGCAAGCTGTTGGTGCGTAACGGCTGGTCCTGCCAGGTCCCGGCCCGTCGTGCCCTGGAGCGCGATGACGATGCGGTG CGGGTGGGTCAAGGAGGTGTGGCCCCGCGCGGAAGGCTGGCGGCGGCCCGTGGAGCATGGCTGGTCTTCGAGGACGAAGCGGGCTTCTCCATGACGCCGTCGCACACCAGGACCTGGTCCCAGCGAGGCCGGACCCCAGTAGTGCGGGTCCGTGGCCGCTCTCGTAGACGGATATCGATCGCCGCGCTGACCTGCTACAAACCCGGCCACCGATCCCGGCTGATCTGCCGACCGCGACGGGACGACGGCCGGCGCGACGGGCGCAAGAGCTTCTCCTGGCGCGACTACCGGGACCTTCTGATCGCAGCCCACCAACAGCTCGGCGGCCCGATCGTACTCATCTGGGACAACCTCAACGTGCACAAAGCCGCAGGTCTACGGGAGTTCGCCGACTCCCGCGACTGGCTGACCATCCTCTACCTGCCGCCTTACGCCCCCGACCTCAACCCCGTCGAAGGCATCTGGTCCCTGCTGCGGCGCGGCTGGCTCTCCCATGTCGCCTTCTCCACGCCAGAACATCTCATCCGCACTGTCCGGAGCGGCGTACGGCACATCCAGTACCGCAGCAACCTCATCGACGGCTGCCTCACCGAGACCGGCCTGACCATCAGATCCGCATGA